Proteins encoded together in one Lathyrus oleraceus cultivar Zhongwan6 chromosome 5, CAAS_Psat_ZW6_1.0, whole genome shotgun sequence window:
- the LOC127086136 gene encoding probable leucine-rich repeat receptor-like serine/threonine-protein kinase At3g14840 yields the protein MTELHFFLVNIKMNTFSQFLFLSLTFIWFISITAFAATTIHPDEKKALEDIAKSLGKKDWNFDIDPCSSKPNWVTPPIPKVLDNNVTCDCSVAGDNFCHVIWISLKGQNLQGTLPPALNKLRYLQMIDLARNNLNGTIPKEWGSLTNIRKLALLANRLTGPIPVEIANISHLQELELYNNHFSGNLPPELGHLTQIRTMRLSSNNFTGELPVTFAKLTTLIEFRIEDNQFSGKIPDYIQNWKSINKVMIQGSGLSGPIPSGISLLRNLNDLRISDLNGSEYAPLPQLNNLTLLSNLILRNCNINGTLPENLKTMKSLKILDLSFNNLSGTIPRTYADMKSVKYIFLTGNLLTGSVPAWKKNVSVDLSYNNLSISQGSRICQDENVNLFSTSWARNDIGTTSCLSFQCPKPSNSLYINCGGNQTRVNGKSYDGDSDSSGPAKFHASPTGNWTFSTTGIFIESGNLGENYSPQNISKLTMEDAELYTNARVSPISLTYYGFCLANGSYTVNLHFAEIMIPDDQSYGSLGRRIFDIYLQGKSVQKDFNIAKEAGGVGKKIIKQFNDVVVTSNTLEIRLYWAGKGTQSLPNKSVYGPLISAISVESSDSAPGSISAGAVIGIMVAATIIMLSF from the exons ATGACTGAACTTCACTTTTTCCTTGTTAACATTAAGATGAACACTTTCTCTCAATTTCTCTTCCTTTCGCTCACATTCATTTGGTTCATATCTATAACAGCTTTTGCTGCTACTACTATCCACCCAGATGAAA AGAAAGCTCTTGAAGATATAGCTAAATCACTTGGTAAGAAGGATTGGAACTTTGATATTGATCCCTGTAGCAGCAAACCTAATTGGGTTACTCCTCCCATACCCAAAGTCTTAGATAACAATGTCACCTGTGATTGTTCTGTTGCCGGTGATAACTTCTGCCATGTTATTTGGAT AAGTTTGAAAGGGCAAAATCTCCAAGGCACTCTCCCACCGGCACTGAACAAGTTGCGTTACCTTCAAATGAT TGACCTCGCTCGCAATAACTTGAATGGTACAATTCCTAAAGAATGGGGCTCCTTGACGAATATTCGTAAATT GGCTCTCCTCGCAAATCGATTAACCGGTCCAATACCAGTGGAGATTGCAAACATATCTCATCTCCAAGAATT GGAGTTATACAACAATCATTTTTCTGGAAATCTTCCTCCTGAGCTTGGGCATCTAACCCAAATTCGAACAAT GCGACTTTCCTCGAACAATTTTACTGGAGAACTACCTGTGACATTCGCCAAGCTCACTACATTGATAGAATT CCGAATTGAGGACAACCAATTCTCTGGGAAGATACCTGATTATATTCAGAACTGGAAAAGTATTAATAAAGT AATGATTCAAGGAAGTGGATTAAGTGGGCCGATTCCTTCTGGAATTTCACTTTTGAGAAACTTAAATGATTT GAGAATAAGTGATTTAAATGGATCTGAATATGCACCTTTGCCACAACTTAATAATCTGACATTGTTAAGCAACCT GATTCTGAGGAATTGCAACATCAATGGAACTCTACCTGAAAATCTTAAGACTATGAAATCATTAAAAATCTT AGACCTTAGCTTTAACAACTTAAGTGGAACAATTCCGAGGACCTATGCTGACATGAAAAGTGTGAAATATAT ATTTTTAACTGGAAACCTTCTGACTGGATCAGTGCCTGCTTGGAAAAAGAACGTCAGCGT AGATCTTTCATACAATAACTTGAGCATCAGCCAAGGGAGTCGGATATGTCAAGATGAAAATGT GAACTTGTTTTCGACCTCATGGGCACGCAATGACAT AGGAACAACTTCATGTTTGAGCTTTCAATGTCCCAAAC CCTCAAACTCACTCTATATAAATTGTGGCGGAAATCAAACAAGAGTTAATGGAAAAAGTTACGACGGCGATTCAGACTCATCTGGACCAGCTAAATTTCATGCCAGTCCAACAGGAAACTGGACATTTAGCACCACTGGTATATTCATTGAAAGTGGTAATCTTGGAGAAAATTATTCCCCACAAAATATCTCGAAACTTACTATGGAAGATGCTGAATTGTACACCAATGCACGTGTTTCTCCTATTTCTTTGACTTATTATGGATTTTGCCTGGCAAATGGAAGCTACACAGTAAATCTACATTTTGCTGAAATAATGATCCCAGATGATCAATCTTATGGTAGTCTTGGAAGGCGTATATTTGATATCTATCTTCAG GGAAAGTCAGTGCAAAAGGACTTCAATATTGCCAAAGAAGCAGGAGGAGTTGGTAAGAAAATCATAAAACAATTCAATGATGTTGTTGTTACTAGTAATACTTTAGAGATCCGCTTATATTGGGCTGGAAAAGGGACACAGTCTCTCCCAAATAAATCAGTATACGGTCCTCTTATATCCGCTATATCAGTGGAATCATCTG ACTCTGCACCCGGAAGCATATCCGCAGGAGCTGTAATTGGAATTATGGTTGCAGCAACAATTATCATGTTATCATTCTAG
- the LOC127086137 gene encoding putative pentatricopeptide repeat-containing protein At1g12700, mitochondrial: MSFLRYAVSVSIPNSRPYSHCLQHFHDDVDVVSMFNRMLHNNPTPPAIEFGKILGSLVKAKHYPTVVSLSHQMELSRVTPDFVTLNILMNSLSQLGHLTFAFSVFAKILKRGYRPNVITFNTLIKGFCLKGHLHKALQFHDKVVAQGFQLDQVSYGTLINGLCKAGQTTAALQLLRRVDGKLVQPSVVMYNTIIDGMCKDKLVNDAFDLYSEMVAKRIFPDVFTYNTLIYGFCIVGKLKEAIDLFNKMILENISPVVYTFNILVDAFCKEGNLKEARNVLAMMIEKDIRPDVVTYNSLMDGYCLVNEVNKAKDIFKTMVQRGVTPNVWSYNIIIDGLCKIKMADEAISLFKEMHCRKIIHDRITYSSLIDGLCKLGRISYALELVDEMCDRGQLPDIITYSSILDALCNHHQVDKAIALLTKFKDEGIQPNMYTYTILIKGLCQSGRLVDARNIFEDLLLKGYNINVYTYTVMIQGFCDKGLFDEAMALLSKMKDNGCLPNAITYEIVISSLFENDENDKAEKLLCEMIARGLV; the protein is encoded by the coding sequence ATGTCGTTTTTAAGGTACGCTGTTTCTGTCTCCATTCCTAACTCGAGACCATACTCTCACTGTCTCCAACATTTTCATGATGACGTTGATGTTGTTTCCATGTTCAACCGAATGCTCCATAACAATCCCACCCCACCCGCCATTGAATTTGGCAAGATTTTAGGTTCTCTTGTCAAAGCCAAACATTACCCTACTGTTGTTTCCCTTTCTCACCAAATGGAATTAAGTAGAGTTACTCCTGATTTTGTAACTCTCAATATCCTCATGAATTCTCTCTCTCAATTGGGTCATCTCACTTTTGCTTTTTCTGTTTTCGCAAAGATTCTCAAGAGGGGTTATCGCCCAAATGTCATAACCTTCAATACACTCATCAAGGGTTTTTGTCTCAAAGGTCACCTCCATAAAGCATTGCAATTTCACGACAAGGTGGTAGCTCAGGGGTTTCAGTTGGACCAAGTTAGTTACGGGACATTGATCAATGGATTATGCAAAGCGGGACAGACAACAGCAGCACTACAGTTGCTGAGACGAGTTGATGGAAAGTTGGTCCAGCCTAGTGTGGTAATGTACAATACAATCATTGATGGTATGTGCAAAGATAAACTTGTTAATGATGCGTTTGATTTATATTCTGAAATGGTTGCTAAGAGAATCTTTCCCGATGTTTTCACTTATAATACGTTAATCTATGGCTTTTGCATTGTTGGTAAATTGAAAGAAGCGATTGATTTGTTTAATAAAATGATATTGGAAAACATCAGCCCGGTTGTGTATACTTTTAATATATTGGTGGATGCTTTTTGTAAGGAAGGAAACCTGAAAGAAGCACGAAATGTGTTAGCTATGATGATTGAAAAAGACATTAGACCTGATGTTGTTACCTATAATTCTTTAATGGATGGATATTGTCTTGTAAATGAAGTGAATAAGGCAAAGGATATATTCAAGACTATGGTTCAAAGGGGAGTAACTCCTAATGTTTGGAGCTACAATATCATTATTGATGGATTATGTAAGATTAAAATGGCAGACGAAGCTATAAGTCTCTTTAAAGAAATGCATTGTAGAAAAATTATTCATGATAGGATAACTTATAGTTCCCTTATTGATGGCTTGTGCAAATTGGGGAGAATCTCGTATGCTTTGGAGCTTGTTGATGAGATGTGTGATAGAGGTCAACTACCTGATATAATTACGTACAGTTCTATATTGGATGCTTTATGCAATCACCATCAAGTTGATAAGGCAATTGCATTGTTAACAAAGTTTAAAGACGAGGGTATTCAACCAAATATGTATACATACACTATTCTTATCAAGGGATTGTGCCAAAGTGGAAGACTAGTGGATGCACGAAACATTTTTGAAGATCTTTTGCTCAAAGGCTATAATATAAATGTCTATACATATACCGTTATGATCCAAGGGTTTTGCGACAAGGGCTTGTTTGATGAAGCGATGGCCTTGCTGTCAAAAATGAAAGACAATGGTTGCCTTCCAAATGCTATAACTTATGAAATAGTTATTTCTTCTCTATttgaaaatgatgaaaatgataaGGCAGAGAAACTTCTTTGTGAAATGATTGCGAGAGGTCTAGTGTAA